The Penaeus vannamei isolate JL-2024 chromosome 4, ASM4276789v1, whole genome shotgun sequence genome segment ATTAAAATCAGGGAGAGAAAAATGCTTGTATACTCAAAGTCTGCATAAATGTAGCACCTCCATTGTGATTTAGAGTACTGACAAAGTGCAAAACTCAATTTAGGCATTTAGGAAAGAGTGCTTACCTGCTCTTGCTGTTCATGCACCTAACAACATTCTTTGGAAATCAGTttgaatagaagagagggagagaaagtaaaacattactctaattttattttatttgacagGTATGGTGACAAGCCTGAAGACAGCCCATACCTTTGGGATCACATGAAACGTTACTGTGAATATACAGCTCGCATCTTCCATGGCATCCGCTTGGACAACTGCCATTCTACCCCGATTCATGTTGCAGAGGTCTGTGCGGCAATTTAgaaaatttatttttcttgttccacATTGAATTATGTGTTTTCCTTGCTAATTGTAGGGCTTTATATATAAGTTTTGTTGCTTTATTTAAGGAAAGCTATTTCAatgtatttcaatattttttggtttaatgttgttttttttttaagtatgtgaATGGAAGAACttacaattttttctttcttgtttcagtACATGTTGGATGCTGCAAGGAAAGTCAGGCCTGACTTGTATGTAATTGCAGAGCTCTTCACTAATTCTGATATTACAGACAATGTTTTTGTCAACCGTCTGGGCATCAATTCATTGATTAGAGGTTAGATCagtttctgtgtttatttttgtttaaacaCATCTTTTCACCATTAATAAAATCATgcacatagacagagacaactgagacacatatgtagatatttaatattattaagtTTGGAAGGGGTTTGAATATGGATGTTCCAGTATCAGTATTGACAAAGGTACTATGATTCTTCACAGAGGCCATGTCAGCACCAAACTCACATGAAGAGGGAAGGCTTGTGTATCGTTATGGAGGTGAACCTGTGGGAGCGTTCCTGCTTCCCCCTGTACGGCCTATGGTACCATGCATTGCTCATGCCATTTTCTTGGACCTAACACATGACAACCGCAGCCCTGCAGAGGTGCGAACTGCTTGGGATATGTTACCCTCAACAGCCCTTGTCAGCATGGCATGTTGTGCTTCTGGGTCAACAAGAGGCTATGATGAGTTAGTGCCACATCATGTAAGTATAATATTTTTATGGTTAAAAGTTAATTCATTGACATTATCTGCTACATGACTAGTTATGGTTATTTGTGTGATTTGCCAGTACATTATTAATTCTTTACTCTTATTTACAGATTCACGTTGTAGATGAAACGCGTGTATATCAGGCTTGGACAGATGCTGAGCCAACAAGAGGAGAATGTAATGAGAGCTCAGGCATTGTCCGTTGTAAGAGGCTGTTGAACAAGCTTCATTTTGAGCTTGGAGCTAATGGCTATAATCAGGTAATCTATGAAGAATGTAAATTTTCCTCCTTTGCCAAATAAATCAGAGAAATATTTTGTAACCTTCACTATAAGTTAACaaattttgtttttctgttattaCATTTTTGATGTCCAAATTACTTTTTAGCCAATTGAAGAATTGGTTCATCTTTTTGCAAGTTATGTCAactcttatacatatatgtgcaatatCTAATTAGTATTTTATTCCAACAGGTATTTGTGGATCAGGTGACAGAGCACGTGGTTACAGTAACACGTCACAATCCTGTTACACATCAGAGTGTTGTGTTGGTTGCCTACACTTCCTTCCGACCTCCAGCAGAGGCTCGTGAATCTCACATCAGGCCACTGAAAGTACAGGGACACCTTGAGGAGATCATCTTTGAGATGCAAGTGAAGGGAAAAACATCAGGGTGAgtttcaagttttttttattttctgtagataatgtatatttatcttcattCATGAAAAAAATAGGGATAAAAATGTGTATTATGATCTAATCTTTATTACATGCTAATCGTATTTACTTTATTTCCAGGGAAGATGATAAGTCATATCCAGGCTTCTTCAATAATGACTCAGAATTCATTAACGGTCTGAATAGCATCATTGCTGAGGTGAAAGAGAACATCAGACCAAGTGAATCTTCACTTGTCCGACTTACTTCACCTGAGGATGCAGATGAAACTGAGTGCCAGTACACATCTGAATTTGCACCTGGTTCAGTTATTGCATTCAGGTAATAAACTCATTCAAATTTGTAAGCATATTATTCAGGCAGATCTGGGTGGGTGGAAagagtatttatttattattttaatccaGTATCAGTAGGTAGTAGCATCAGTGATGATTTTGGTATAAATGTCAGACAATACAAGCGCTGCTTGATGTTTCAGATATTACTGGCTAATGTAAAAGCAAcatgtattttttattcatgttattgatttcacttaattttcttattctttcagaCTAAGTCTTCTTCCTCGTGCTCAGACTGCAGTGAATAAAATTCGTGGAGTTTTGTCAGAATTTGGTTACAAAGTAAGTTATGgctttaatattttttgtttactaTATCAGTTGTTAATTAATGAAATGTTAATATTACTGATTTAAATATTATATTTGTTAATGAGCATATGTGATGATGAATTTgtaaaaaatgagacaaaaataatcaaaattctAAACTTCTATCCTTTATTCTGTGCTAATCAAGGATATGTCAACTGTAAGTTTTACCAAACTGTAAGTCATGATATTTAAGACAATTAGTCAAATGTTCACAAAACAGTAACAGGCAAGTAATCAATCTTATTGTGATTTTAATTTATTTACAGTCAAGAATCTCAGAAGTCACTACTCACAATGTTGAGCTGATGGATATTGTGAACTCACTAAGCCTTTCCGACCTGAACCGTGTGCTGTATCGCtgtgacgaagaggagaaagatgaaggccATGGAGGAGGAACTTATGCAATCCCCAACTATGGCTCATTACCCTACTGTGGTCTTCAAGGTAAATCACTGATTTAATATTTGCTGTGTAATTTTGATCATAGattacctttttttcttagttttttagaAAATTACATATAATTTTAAAGAGTATTTTGAAATAATGAATACTGATGACATTTCAGGAGTGATTTCTGTGCTGAGTGAGATTCGTGTGCACAATGACCTTGGACATCCTCTGTGTTGTAACCTCCGTGATGGTGATTGGATGCCTGAGTATATTGTCACACGTCTTAAACACGAACCAGCAACCCAGAGACTTGCCAAGTGGTTCGAAGTAAGCATTACCATAAGCCAATACTTCATATGATTGCACACATAAATTTACATGCTAATAATGAAATATGAGACAATATATTAGGGaagttgttttgcttttttttttttcctttctttctttctttctttctttctttttttgtctttcagagTATTTAATTGTAATTTTGTAGAACAACcatattcattatttcttttcatcttccagGATATATTCAACTGGCTGAAGGAAGTTCCCAGATACCTCATTCCAGCTTACTTTGATTCCATTGTGACAAGTGTATACCTCACTCTTATCAACCGGGCTTGGTCTTTAATGGGAGAGTAAGTATGAAGATGTGCATAAATAGTGATCATGATGTTATTTTTAGTTGTGATGTCATATGTTGTCAGAATTTACTCTGAATATTTAGTCCAGATTCATGAAAAAGAATAGCTTTGTTATTTTGAAGCTTCATGATGTATTTTGTTTCCAAACAGGTTTATTTCTCAAGGGTCAGACTTTGCCAAGGCTCTGAGTCTGTGCTCAGTACAGTTCTGTGGCATTGTCAAGTCTGCAGTGATGCCGCCTCTGTCTCCCAACCTGTCTTCACCTCAACCTCCATCATTTACAGACGGTTCAGGTTCAACAAAACAGATGTCTGTTACTATTGCTGCTGGTAAGCAAAATTTTAAGAGTGATGATGTTAGAAATATGATTGTGTTTGATGAACTATTGTGATGATATTTCACATGTTTTTATGATTCTGGAGTAATGTAATTTGCATATTTTCTAGGTTTACCGCATTTCTCTGTGGGTTACATGCGCAACTGGGGTCGAGACACATTTATTGCCCTTCCTGGCAATCTTCTCATCACTGGAAGATATGATGAGGCAAGGTAAGTTAtttggagaattttttttttcaaaaactaGATTGTAACTTTTAATGTACAACAAATTAAAAAGATTGCATCATGAAATTTCAATATCAACTCTTATAACTTTCACTTCTGCATTTTATGAATATTAATTTACATTTAACAGATGGATTATCTTGGCATTTGCGAGCACAATGCGTCATGGCCTCATACCCAACCTTTTGGATGGAGGTTCTAAGGCCCGATTCAATTGTAGAGATTCTGTCTGGTGGTGGCTCCAGTCCATCCAAAGGTTAGTtcattgattttgatttttaatgTGTAGAGAGTGGTAATACCTGCAAGATGGAGCTGATCATGGTGCTAAGTCATGTATACTAGgcacaaaatattagaaaaatcatattgatagtattatttttTAGTGCTGTTCTTTTTCTGAAGCTTATCTAAATGTGAACTGAAATTGTCTTTTTCACAATTGTCCTCTTGGTTCGTGAAACTATAAACATTACTGTTAAActgttgattaaaaaaataattgtgtTTCCAGGTATGTGGCAATTGTTCCTGATGGCAATCGCATCTTCAGGGACAAAGTGTCTCGTCTCTTCCCCTCTGATGACTCACCACCTCAAGAACCAGGCAGACATGTAAGTGTATTAGAGTGGAAAGTATTTTCATGAATGTTGTCAAAAGCATGCTCAGGAATAGATTCCGTGTGTGAGTGTTCTTGTAGTTTTTACATGCAATTATCAAGGAAAGAATGTCTGGAATAGGAATAACTTGCCTTTATTATGTGTCCAACACTTGTATCAAAGTGATGACTCTCAAACCTCAGTCCCATCTGAAATTTTCTCTTAACTGATAAGATATCAGAATACCAGATATTATCCATtattttacataatcatttttgtCCCTTTCAGGATCAGTTGTTAGAGGATGTGATTCAGGAGACCCTGCAGCGCCACTTCCAGGGAGTAAAGTTCCGTGAGAGGAATGCTGGTTACCAGATTGACAGGGAGATGTGCGATGAAGGTTTCAACAACGAGATTGGAGTCAGTATGGAAACAGGTATAACAGTGACTCTTGCATATGTATACGAAAGCCTAACAGTAGACATTAAAATATAGAAATCAAAAAGTAGTCTGCATGTGATTTAGCCATATGTGACAGGATATATCTGAGTCTTGAATGATAAACAGAAACCATCTTTTCAAGGTTTTGTGTATGGTGGAACGGTTCACAACTGCGGTACATGGATGGACAAAATGGGATCGAGTGAGCTGGCAGGAATCAAAGGCAAACCAGCAACACCAAGAGATGGTAGTGCTGTAGAAATTGTAGGCCTTTGCAAATCTGCTCTTCGCTTCCTGGGTCAGATGTATCGTGAAGACAAATTCAAATACAACAGTGTAGAAAGATACGATGACACAGGTACAATTCTTGTTGGTGGAATGAATTGTCAGGATTGATGTCAATTTGAGAATTAacaatttctgttttgtttatattttttatatcattaactTACTCTCATTTTTCAGGTAATGTCACGAAGTGGACATATGAATTCTGGGAAAAGAAAATTCAAGAGAACTTTGAGAAGTACTACTGGATAGATGAAAATCCAATTCCTGACAGGGAACCCAAGCCAGAGCTTATCAACCGAAGGGGCATTTACAAAGACTCATATGATGCCTCTCAGTTCTGGGCAGATTACCAACTGCGTTGCAATTTCCCTGTTGCAGTTGCTGTGGTGAGTTACTCTAGAATTAGGTTCAAAAGATATAATTTGCATTTTATAGGGTCTTTTCAGCAGTGGCACAGGTATGATAAAACAATATGTTGTTCCAGGCCCCAGAGATGTTCACTCCTAAACATGCGTGGATAGCCTTGAAAAATGCAGAGAAGATCCTGTTAGGTCCACTTGGAATAAAGACACTGGATCCCAGTGACTGGGCATATAATGGTGACTACGACAATTCAAATGATTCAGCAGACCCTAAGATTGCCCGGGGATACAACTATCATCAAGGACCAGTAAGTTGAAATTAACAATAGCTTATAAAACTACAATTCTGCTCATTCAAATGTTTTATTCTCATACAAAGGAATCAGCTACAATAAGAAATACAATttcatttcttatatatgtacaaGTTATTATGTcacattttctttgaaaaaagagaaaagacaagacagTAGTAAAGGTATATTTAAGTAACACAATTGTCCAATTTTTTCAGGAATGGGTATGGCCAGTGGGATGGCTTCTTCGTGCCCAGTTAGCTATTGCTCCCAAGGTTGGAGGCTTCGAAGAATTGGGTCGCACTATGGGTCACGTGAAATCACTCCTTGCTCCTCACCTGACCCATGTTCTATCTGATGCCTGGCGATCACTACCTGAGCTAACTAATACTAATGGTGCACACTGTAAAGATTCCAATCCAGCCCAGGCATGGAGTACAGGATGTGTGCTTGAGGTGAGCTTTGGTTATAGAAGTAATTTCTGTGATACAGTAGTAGATGTTCAgcactaaagtaaaaaaaaaaaaaaattgccagtgTATTTTGCAATGTAGGTGACTTTTTCATATATTaagaaattatttattatttgtttttctttaggtACTGTGGGAGATGGATCGTATAGAACGGGGTCTGAGGCGCTCCAGCATGACCGGCATGTGAAGAGATCCGGGCTACGCCACCATCCGTGCACTAGACACACCACTCCACGAACATACATCAACACTTGCAGAAACACCCTCACGTTCGTCCCACACACACCAAGCCAGTGACTCATGGCTCCAGACATCCCAAACAAGCACACAATATCCCTTAGATAGCAGTGGGCTTCACCGGAGATTAAGTCTTCCAGAAGAGCAACCATCTGCAATCCCAGACCCGGCATGTACAACAAGTCTGCAGCAGCCAGCTCCACAGACCAGCAGGATTGTTATCACAACAAAGTATGCAGATCCCTTAAGCTCGTTTGTTAAAGAAGTGGATGTAGGCAATACAGTTATTTGTTATGTTCCTCGCAATGTTGTATTCAATGAACCTCCAAACTTTTTTAGTACTCAGAAAACTATTATTAATTCAATGTGTTACCAAACCGACGTCAACTTTTCTATGGCTCTTCTGTGTAAGCCACAGCAGCTCCCGGAAAATTGTCTCACAGTTTGGACTGTTGATGACCGAATCAGACGACATGCGATGTGGAGTAGCCCGGAGTTCTTATATTCAAGAAATGAAGAGCCCAAGATGAGTATGAAGACACCCTGGTTTCTAGGGAAAAGTGTTATGCGTGAGCGACCAGACGGGCGCCTGTCATACCCTACTTCAAGAGGACCTGTCAGTGTGTCAGGGGTGTATCAGCCCACAAAATCAGGTTTCAAAAAGTACCAGGGGAGGGTGCCATCTATAGTAGCCCTCCTGACCAGCCATGCTAAGAGTCACCATAAACTTGCTCAAAAGAATGTCAGGCAACATGATGTTGAGTTTCCTATGCCAAAGATCTTCCAAACCAGCCATTCTGGGATGGAGAAGGAATTCTGGCAGCAGAAAAGGTTTACCCCTGTATCTCAAGAGATACATAAAGCTATGGCAAGAGAAGGCAGACAGTGGCAGTACGATCCATATTCGTTGAGAAGTCAGTCACGGGAGGAAACTGTGAATCCAGTTTTACTGAAAATGGATAACATAAACAGGGGGAAGAAACTGGGTTTTAGTTATCATCTGGATCCCCCAACAGGGTTGTATCAAATGAATCGCTCCTCAATGCTTAATCTTCCACCACCGCCACAGATGCCTCTACCACCTGTTCCTGAGATTGATGACCCTGCTGTGCCTGGTCCATCGACAAGACGTGATTCATATCCATCAAGGCCAGGAAGACCACCTGTTCCGTGGAAGGATCTACCAGAGCCAAGTAGAATGTCAGGAAGATATTATGAGATGTCTAAACCTGTTCCATACAGGGCACAGAGACTTTCAGAGTCTGTAACTTTCATAAATCCATACACGCAAAGACCAGATGGTGAGTTTTCCTCAGTGGAGGATAGGGCAAGTCACTCAGTTTTAACCCCACACtcagagagacaaaggagggaaTCGACCACTCTCTTTTTTCCAGAAGAAGTCATCAAGCCTCATCATTTAAACACACAGAAACTTTCTGCTGTGTTAGTTTTGTCTATGTTTGTTGTTGCTCTCTTGATATTCtatttagtttattttatttagtatttcattttcttggttgtactttttcttttgttaaaatTACTCCTTTTTTGTAGTTTTCAGTTACTGCATTGATTAGATAAATTCAGAGCTGTTGTGAAGGAGCTTATATAGACTGTGCTGTAGCTTACATGACGAAATATATGTGTTTAAGTGGATGAAAGCAGATTACTTGTTGCAAAGATCATGTCAGgaataaaattataatactaTGAATAATATTCTGTTTTCAACTCACTAAAACATGACTGCTATGCATACTGTACATCTTTAATATGTAGTGAAGTGTTGTCCTACATAGTTTACTGCTATCACCCAAGATGTGCTCATGCAAATGTAGTTATTGCATGTTGTATTGTACTCTATACTTGATAGTTATAGTATCCTACTCCATGTGTCTCCTATAATTAGTTCCCATATATTGTTAATTCATATAATACAGAGTGTTGCTTCATGCATTAGGATGGTGTTGTTTTGATATTTATAGGTTATATGCATAGTttaattaatgtttatatattttcttgatgCTTGATTAAATAAAAATTTGCTTGAAATTGGATTTTATTTTACCTAGTATTCATACAGAAGTCTTCCAATGAAAAATTACTAAAAtctataataatataacataaaatataatgCTTGTCACGAAGCCAATATACCTCACTGAATGATACCTTCCGGGCAGTGGTGTAGCTATTGGGAGTATACGGGCACGCATCCCACATGGGAAATCAGTGCGCCTTCCACTGTAATTTCCATTCCATTTAATCACAATGTATTAAATTACCGTACATATTGTTTTACTTGATATTATGCTAATATTGACTGGATAATGCCCTAATATCCACATTTGATTTAGTGTTAGAATATACCTTAATAACCTGCCTGTAGCATCAGTATTCTCCTTAGCTCCTCTTTTCCAGTGCCCCCCTTAGCTATACCTTTCGGTAGATACCTAGCTACAACACTTCTCTGCACattatgtttatatgaatttaGCATTGTCTCAAAGACCACACCTGATATATATTGAGTAGTATATTATCCAATacactgataataatgtaaaGAGACTATAGATATGCCataatatgagaataataataacagtaatatgatgatatataaatgatgaGGAGGTGGACAGCTACAACCACCTTTAGGTTTTTGTTAAATGTCCCAGCAATGCTCTCATAGTGTCAGATGGTGCCATGCTTATCTCTTCTTGCTTTTCAAAGTCTATATTGCATGTGCATAAACTAGGAAAATAGTTATCAACTCTCCAAATGAATAATTAATGGTACTGTATGGTATAGCTTGTCAGTCACCCTTGTTATAAAAAGAAATCCCAATGTGATGGGTATCCAGTAAAAAGACTGATTCCTTGCTTGAAGAAGTTAAAAAAATCAGTATGAGATATTTCTTGATACCAAGTAGTCCTAGCAAAATACAGAAAATCTATAAATGTACCCTGGCTGTCAGCAAAGACATCAAATTGGCATTATTGTTAACCATCTTCCTTTACAGGTTGGTATGTCTTGTACTTACCCTGTGTGAAATTTGCACACTTTCTTAACAATAAATGAGGGTGAGTGGAGGCATAGCAGCGGATTGCAAGAAAGGATCACCATGGGATGAATTCAGAATTTCATCTATATAATTGTTTTGTATCTCAACAGTTTCTCAATATGAACATACATTGTATATTTGATCCCTTTTATTTGAAAGAGAGGATAGTAATGACACTTATCTTTACAAATGAAAATATACTAAGCATGTATGGCTAGAAAAACTACCAGAGACCATTAGAGCAGAAAACGCTGTAGTTGGTGAACATTGCAAAGATTAGTTGAGCTAGGACCCCGGAAAGAAATGCTTTCTGATGATCGTAACCATGGTGTATAAGAGATCCTCAAACTCTCAGTCAAATACTAACATTTCCATCATTTCCAATATTTTAACTGTGCAGGCATTCTAGCAAATGGGAAAGCCAGATGACTGACTTGTCACAGATCATATGCAACGATAAAAGACAAGACCAGGGTTTGGTGCTTTACTCAAGATGGGTACAAATTT includes the following:
- the LOC138861626 gene encoding uncharacterized protein gives rise to the protein RDPGYATIRALDTPLHEHTSTLAETPSRSSHTHQASDSWLQTSQTSTQYPLDSSGLHRRLSLPEEQPSAIPDPACTTSLQQPAPQTSRIVITTKYADPLSSFVKEVDVGNTVICYVPRNVVFNEPPNFFSTQKTIINSMCYQTDVNFSMALLCKPQQLPENCLTVWTVDDRIRRHAMWSSPEFLYSRNEEPKMSMKTPWFLGKSVMRERPDGRLSYPTSRGPVSVSGVYQPTKSGFKKYQGRVPSIVALLTSHAKSHHKLAQKNVRQHDVEFPMPKIFQTSHSGMEKEFWQQKRFTPVSQEIHKAMAREGRQWQYDPYSLRSQSREETVNPVLLKMDNINRGKKLGFSYHLDPPTGLYQMNRSSMLNLPPPPQMPLPPVPEIDDPAVPGPSTRRDSYPSRPGRPPVPWKDLPEPSRMSGRYYEMSKPVPYRAQRLSESVTFINPYTQRPDGEFSSVEDRASHSVLTPHSERQRRESTTLFFPEEVIKPHHLNTQKLSAVLVLSMFVVALLIFYLVYFI